The proteins below come from a single Burkholderia contaminans genomic window:
- a CDS encoding GntP family permease, with product MSFVIVLAALAFLMFAAYRGYSVILFAPIAALGAVLLTEPAAVAPVFSGIFMEKMVGFVKLYFPVFMLGAVFGKVIELSGFSESIVHAAIRYIGRSRANAVIVAVCALLTYGGVSLFVVVFAVYPFAAELYRQSNIPKRLMPGAIALGAFSFTMDSLPGTPQIQNIIPTTFFKTTAWAAPVLGTIGSLFIIVVGLTYLEWRRRSAMAKGEGYGTSLVNEPERVETTSLPHPALAILPLILVGVSNFAFTKLIPQWYGAASYTVAPEVLPGVHAPVTTSIKTVVAIWSVEAALLLGIVLVVLTAFKRVSGRFAAGSKAAVAGALLAAMNTASEYGFGGVIAALPGFLVVSDALKSIPNPLVNAAVSVSSLAGITGSASGGMSIALAAMSDLFIKGAQAANIPLDVLHRVVAMASGGMDTLPHNGAVITLLAVTGLTHRESYRDIFAVTIIKTLAVFFVIAVYYATGLV from the coding sequence TTGTCTTTCGTGATCGTCCTCGCCGCGCTGGCGTTCCTGATGTTTGCCGCGTATCGCGGCTACAGCGTGATCCTGTTCGCGCCGATCGCCGCACTCGGCGCGGTGCTCCTGACCGAACCCGCCGCCGTCGCACCGGTCTTCTCCGGCATCTTCATGGAGAAGATGGTCGGCTTCGTCAAACTGTATTTCCCGGTGTTCATGCTCGGCGCAGTGTTCGGCAAGGTGATCGAACTCTCCGGATTCTCCGAGTCGATCGTCCACGCGGCGATCCGCTACATCGGCCGTTCACGCGCGAATGCGGTGATCGTCGCGGTGTGTGCGCTGCTCACCTATGGCGGCGTATCGCTGTTCGTCGTGGTGTTCGCGGTGTATCCGTTCGCGGCCGAACTCTATCGCCAGAGCAACATCCCGAAACGGCTGATGCCCGGCGCGATCGCGCTCGGCGCATTCTCGTTCACGATGGATTCGCTGCCCGGCACGCCGCAGATCCAGAACATCATCCCGACCACGTTCTTCAAGACGACCGCCTGGGCCGCGCCGGTGCTCGGCACGATCGGCTCGCTGTTCATCATCGTCGTCGGCCTCACGTATCTCGAATGGCGCCGCCGTTCGGCGATGGCGAAGGGTGAAGGCTACGGCACGTCGCTCGTCAACGAGCCGGAACGCGTCGAGACCACGTCGCTGCCGCATCCCGCGCTCGCGATCCTGCCGCTGATCCTGGTCGGCGTGTCGAACTTCGCGTTCACGAAGCTGATTCCGCAGTGGTACGGCGCCGCGTCGTACACGGTCGCGCCGGAAGTGCTGCCCGGCGTGCACGCGCCGGTCACGACGTCGATCAAGACTGTCGTCGCGATCTGGTCGGTCGAGGCTGCACTGCTGCTCGGCATCGTGCTGGTCGTACTGACCGCATTCAAGCGGGTGAGCGGGCGCTTCGCGGCCGGCTCGAAGGCCGCCGTCGCCGGTGCGCTGCTCGCCGCGATGAACACCGCGTCGGAATACGGCTTCGGCGGCGTGATCGCCGCGCTGCCGGGCTTCCTCGTCGTCAGCGATGCACTGAAGAGCATCCCGAACCCGCTCGTCAACGCGGCCGTGTCGGTCAGCTCGCTCGCCGGTATCACGGGCTCGGCGTCGGGTGGGATGAGCATCGCGCTCGCCGCGATGTCGGACCTGTTCATCAAAGGGGCGCAAGCCGCGAATATCCCGCTGGACGTGCTGCACCGGGTCGTCGCGATGGCCAGCGGCGGCATGGACACGCTGCCGCACAACGGCGCGGTGATCACGCTGCTCGCGGTCACGGGCCTCACGCACCGCGAGTCGTATCGCGACATCTTCGCGGTCACGATCATCAAGACACTCGCGGTGTTCTTCGTGATCGCCGTGTACTACGCGACCGGGCTCGTGTAA
- a CDS encoding DUF4148 domain-containing protein: protein MNPLIRTIALAAAFAAPLAAQAQTSQPLTRAEVHSEVVALRKAGFQPSDWFYPASIQAAEAKIARQQGAPRAAGAGDGNRGAYSTGQ from the coding sequence ATGAACCCGCTCATCCGCACCATCGCCCTCGCTGCCGCCTTCGCCGCGCCCCTCGCCGCGCAGGCGCAAACCAGCCAGCCGCTCACGCGCGCCGAAGTTCATTCCGAAGTGGTTGCACTGAGAAAAGCCGGCTTCCAGCCGAGCGACTGGTTCTACCCGGCCAGCATTCAGGCCGCCGAGGCGAAGATCGCGCGGCAGCAGGGTGCGCCGCGGGCCGCGGGCGCCGGCGACGGCAATCGCGGCGCGTACTCCACGGGCCAATAG
- a CDS encoding 5-carboxymethyl-2-hydroxymuconate Delta-isomerase — protein sequence MPHLTLEYSANLDGFDAGATLCALNAALAASGHFSELDIKSRALRFDTFAVGTSPAPRAFVHAKLAVLSGRTTDVKREFSEQVLAELKRHVVAPPGTHLQLSAEILELERESYAKASIEPR from the coding sequence ATGCCCCACCTGACGCTCGAATACTCCGCGAACCTCGACGGGTTCGACGCCGGCGCGACCTTGTGCGCGCTCAATGCCGCGCTTGCCGCGTCCGGTCATTTCAGCGAGCTCGACATCAAGAGCCGCGCGCTGCGGTTCGATACGTTCGCGGTCGGCACGTCGCCGGCGCCGCGCGCGTTCGTCCACGCGAAGCTCGCGGTGCTGAGCGGCCGGACGACCGACGTCAAACGTGAATTTTCCGAGCAGGTGCTGGCGGAACTGAAGCGGCACGTCGTTGCGCCGCCCGGCACGCACCTGCAGCTGAGCGCGGAAATACTCGAACTGGAACGCGAGTCCTACGCGAAAGCGAGCATCGAGCCGCGCTGA
- a CDS encoding thioredoxin family protein yields MKTALRNLTAACLLAAAGAALAAATPTGAPVASAAPDGAHLPPGIAWQHGDVDAAFALAKRTGKPLLLYWGAVWCPSCNQVKSTIFSQQAFKARSSFFVPVYLDGDTESAQKLGERFKVHGYPTMILFRPDGTEVTRLPGEADLDRYMQALSLGMTAAHPVRQTLTTALKNGASLTPDEWRLLADYSWDTDGALPVAADRVAETLQTLAQRARAAGAKAESARFALKSAVVAASDDPAQAGALDKAALADSLRTVLQDPVLSRADSDVLVAAPARVVAYLGGDDAQRAKLRGAYDTALARLSTDTTLSSIDRLMALHGRVLLARGDASKGAPLAAPALADTARKQIAASVQGAANAYERQALVSEGADTLTDAGLYDESDALLKAELPRSATPYYFMSGLAANAKARGDKAAALDWYRKAYDSASGPATKLRWGATYFANAVQLAPDDSARIEGIAASVLAQADKTRDAFYGANLRALTKVVTQLNRWRGSGAHDASVKSIAKQFDGICGKLPAGDPQASACARLIQPVKA; encoded by the coding sequence ATGAAAACTGCTCTCCGGAATCTGACTGCCGCCTGCCTGCTCGCCGCCGCGGGTGCGGCGCTTGCCGCTGCCACGCCCACGGGCGCCCCGGTGGCGAGCGCGGCGCCTGATGGCGCGCACCTGCCGCCCGGCATCGCGTGGCAGCACGGCGACGTCGACGCCGCCTTCGCATTGGCGAAGCGCACCGGCAAGCCGCTGCTGCTCTACTGGGGCGCGGTGTGGTGCCCGTCGTGCAACCAGGTGAAATCGACGATCTTCAGCCAGCAGGCATTCAAAGCCCGCTCGTCGTTCTTCGTGCCCGTGTATCTCGACGGCGATACCGAAAGCGCGCAGAAGCTCGGCGAGCGTTTCAAGGTGCACGGTTATCCGACGATGATCCTGTTCCGCCCCGACGGCACCGAAGTGACGCGGCTGCCGGGCGAAGCCGATCTCGATCGCTACATGCAGGCGCTGTCGCTCGGGATGACGGCCGCGCACCCGGTGCGGCAGACGCTCACGACCGCGCTGAAGAATGGCGCATCGCTGACGCCGGACGAATGGCGCCTGCTGGCCGACTATTCGTGGGATACCGACGGCGCGCTGCCGGTGGCGGCCGATCGCGTCGCCGAGACGCTGCAGACGCTCGCGCAACGCGCGCGGGCGGCCGGCGCGAAAGCCGAATCGGCGCGCTTCGCGCTGAAGTCGGCCGTGGTCGCCGCGTCCGACGATCCGGCGCAGGCCGGCGCGCTCGACAAGGCGGCGCTTGCCGATTCGCTGCGCACGGTGCTGCAGGATCCGGTGTTGTCGCGCGCCGATTCGGACGTGCTGGTCGCGGCGCCCGCGCGCGTGGTCGCGTATCTCGGCGGCGACGACGCGCAGCGTGCGAAATTGCGCGGCGCATATGACACGGCGCTTGCGCGCCTGTCGACCGACACCACGCTGTCGTCGATCGACCGGCTGATGGCGCTGCACGGCCGCGTGCTGCTCGCGCGCGGCGATGCAAGCAAGGGTGCACCGCTTGCCGCGCCCGCGCTGGCCGACACGGCGCGCAAGCAGATCGCCGCGTCGGTGCAGGGCGCCGCGAATGCGTACGAGCGGCAGGCGCTCGTCAGCGAAGGCGCGGACACGCTGACCGACGCGGGGCTGTACGACGAGTCGGATGCGTTGCTGAAGGCCGAGCTGCCGCGTTCGGCCACGCCGTACTACTTCATGTCCGGGCTGGCTGCGAATGCGAAGGCGCGCGGCGACAAGGCCGCGGCGCTCGACTGGTACCGCAAGGCCTATGACTCGGCGAGCGGGCCGGCGACGAAGCTGCGCTGGGGCGCGACCTACTTTGCGAATGCGGTCCAGCTGGCGCCGGACGATTCGGCGCGCATCGAAGGGATTGCCGCGAGCGTGCTCGCGCAGGCCGACAAGACGCGCGACGCGTTCTACGGCGCTAACCTGCGCGCGCTGACCAAGGTCGTCACGCAGCTGAACCGCTGGCGCGGCAGCGGCGCACACGATGCATCGGTCAAATCGATCGCGAAGCAGTTCGACGGCATCTGTGGGAAACTGCCCGCCGGCGATCCGCAGGCAAGCGCCTGCGCGCGCCTGATCCAGCCGGTCAAGGCATAG
- a CDS encoding GNAT family N-acetyltransferase — MTDITIRHSETHDVDAIRQIAAHPAVYANTLQHPFPSLEKWQKRLDGAREHGVSLVAEIDGVVVGHLGLHPEQNPRRRHAAGLGMMVDAARHGRGVGSRLLAAAIDLAENWLNITRLELTVFADNRAAIALYEKHGFRVEGESPGYALRDGVHESVYHMARIKARQ, encoded by the coding sequence ATGACCGACATCACGATCCGGCACAGCGAGACGCACGACGTCGACGCGATCCGGCAAATCGCCGCGCATCCCGCGGTGTACGCGAATACGTTGCAGCATCCGTTTCCGTCGCTCGAGAAATGGCAGAAGCGGCTCGACGGCGCGCGCGAGCACGGCGTGAGCCTCGTCGCCGAAATCGACGGCGTGGTGGTCGGCCATCTCGGCCTGCATCCCGAACAGAATCCGCGCCGTCGCCATGCAGCAGGGCTCGGCATGATGGTCGACGCGGCGCGCCACGGGCGCGGCGTCGGCAGCCGGTTGCTCGCGGCTGCGATCGATCTCGCGGAAAACTGGCTGAACATCACGCGTCTCGAGCTGACCGTGTTCGCCGACAACCGCGCGGCCATCGCGCTCTACGAGAAGCATGGCTTCCGGGTCGAGGGTGAATCGCCGGGCTATGCATTGCGCGACGGCGTGCATGAGTCCGTGTATCACATGGCGCGGATCAAGGCGCGGCAGTGA
- a CDS encoding DedA family protein/thiosulfate sulfurtransferase GlpE, whose protein sequence is MLLRDLVAQYGPLLVFANVLAAAIGLPVPAMPTLVLFGAMSAMHPAMIGSQLVTVVALSVLGALIGDTVWYLAGRRFGGTTLKTICRLSLSRDSCVKKTERFFGRYGVRVLAVARFIPGLSLVSVPMAGAFGTRYRTFVGYDALGAALWTIVGLMVGLIFARQIDWLFAGAGQLGRAALLVAAAVLAVYAAIRWMRRRALIRQLASARVGVDELDAMLRDTSAPVVLDVRSPEHRKLDPFTIPGAQFADERQIGDIVSRYPFSQKFVVYCSCPNEFTAALMAKRLLDAGFTDALALRGGLDAWRDTGRQLTSLVEDMPAANDPVAGLHKPA, encoded by the coding sequence ATGCTCCTCCGTGACCTCGTCGCCCAATACGGGCCGCTTCTCGTCTTCGCCAACGTGCTCGCGGCGGCCATCGGGCTGCCGGTGCCCGCGATGCCGACGCTCGTGTTGTTCGGCGCGATGTCCGCGATGCATCCGGCGATGATCGGCTCGCAACTGGTCACGGTGGTCGCGCTGTCGGTGCTCGGCGCACTGATCGGCGACACCGTGTGGTACCTCGCCGGCCGGCGCTTCGGCGGCACGACGCTGAAGACGATCTGCCGCCTGTCGCTGTCGCGTGACAGCTGCGTGAAGAAAACCGAACGCTTCTTCGGCCGCTATGGCGTGCGGGTGCTCGCCGTCGCACGCTTCATTCCGGGGCTGTCGCTCGTGTCGGTGCCGATGGCCGGCGCGTTCGGCACCCGCTATCGCACGTTCGTCGGCTACGATGCGCTCGGCGCCGCGCTGTGGACGATCGTCGGGCTGATGGTCGGGCTGATATTCGCTCGCCAGATCGACTGGCTGTTCGCCGGTGCGGGCCAGCTCGGCCGCGCGGCGCTGCTGGTGGCCGCCGCGGTGCTGGCGGTGTATGCGGCGATCCGCTGGATGCGCCGCCGCGCGCTGATCCGCCAGCTCGCGAGCGCGCGGGTCGGCGTCGACGAGCTCGACGCGATGCTGCGCGATACGTCCGCGCCGGTGGTCCTCGACGTGCGCTCGCCCGAGCACCGCAAGCTCGACCCGTTCACGATTCCCGGCGCGCAGTTCGCCGACGAACGCCAGATCGGCGACATCGTCTCGCGTTATCCGTTCTCGCAGAAGTTCGTCGTGTACTGCTCGTGCCCGAACGAGTTCACGGCCGCGCTGATGGCGAAGCGCCTGCTCGACGCCGGCTTCACCGATGCGCTCGCGCTGCGCGGCGGCCTCGATGCATGGCGCGATACGGGCCGCCAGCTCACGTCGCTCGTGGAAGACATGCCCGCTGCGAACGATCCGGTCGCGGGGCTGCACAAGCCGGCCTGA
- a CDS encoding OprD family porin, giving the protein MKKQKTIGTASKMLLAWGLPALAGVSLTGVAHADDAAPAPLTVAQAAPGTTVAQATTPNAVINAEANQAVTPPDEPSAQSQSKGFIADSHLNFLFRNYADVLDAKGGPHRHAWVQGAMANFESGYTTGLIGIGFDASLYAALKLDGGQGAGSMVHIAKGGGGGNQLAWAYPGIYDVKARISNTVVKYGLQAVDNPFMEQHDNRALPPTFLGATLVSNEFKNVMLEAGSFTKTDARGHTTLTNLTTQYGGTRINRLSYVGGTWDYSPNGEIALYANQADDVWHQYYASVKHSIGSPQTIKWTGFGNVYSTHDTGDALQGKINNNAYSLSLAAQHGPHELLLGFQQVLGDQFFDYLNETNGIFLTNSMDVDYNAPHEKSLQLRYTFYGKEAGLPGFKAMVWGVTGWGADGSAGAANDPSKSSIYWSNGAPVQGRHHEFGFIPSYTFQSGKLKDTKVTFIAMWHAGSAHYSDATNTEYRLVVNLPLHAF; this is encoded by the coding sequence ATGAAAAAACAGAAGACGATCGGGACGGCATCGAAAATGCTGCTTGCCTGGGGGCTGCCGGCACTCGCCGGTGTTTCGCTGACGGGCGTCGCGCACGCCGACGACGCGGCCCCCGCCCCGCTGACGGTCGCACAGGCCGCACCGGGCACGACCGTTGCGCAGGCAACGACCCCGAACGCCGTCATCAACGCCGAAGCGAACCAGGCCGTCACGCCGCCCGACGAGCCGTCGGCGCAGTCGCAGTCGAAGGGCTTCATCGCCGACAGCCATCTCAACTTCCTGTTCCGCAACTATGCGGACGTGCTCGACGCCAAGGGCGGGCCGCATCGCCACGCGTGGGTCCAGGGCGCGATGGCGAACTTCGAGTCGGGCTATACGACGGGCCTGATCGGTATCGGTTTCGACGCATCGCTGTATGCGGCGCTGAAGCTCGACGGCGGCCAGGGCGCCGGCAGCATGGTGCACATCGCGAAGGGCGGCGGTGGCGGCAACCAGCTCGCGTGGGCCTATCCCGGCATCTACGACGTGAAGGCGCGCATCTCGAACACGGTGGTCAAGTACGGTCTGCAGGCCGTCGACAACCCGTTCATGGAGCAGCACGACAACCGTGCGCTGCCGCCGACGTTTCTCGGTGCGACGCTCGTCAGCAATGAATTCAAGAACGTGATGCTCGAGGCCGGCAGCTTCACGAAGACCGACGCGCGTGGCCATACGACGCTTACCAACCTGACGACGCAATACGGCGGCACGCGCATCAACCGCCTGTCGTACGTCGGCGGCACGTGGGACTACTCGCCGAACGGCGAAATCGCGCTGTACGCGAACCAGGCCGACGACGTGTGGCACCAGTACTACGCGTCGGTGAAGCACAGCATCGGCAGCCCGCAGACGATCAAGTGGACGGGCTTCGGCAACGTCTATTCGACGCACGACACGGGCGATGCGCTGCAAGGCAAGATCAACAACAATGCATACAGCCTGTCGCTGGCCGCGCAGCACGGCCCGCACGAGCTGCTGCTCGGCTTCCAGCAGGTGCTCGGCGACCAGTTCTTCGACTACCTGAACGAAACGAACGGCATCTTCCTGACCAACTCGATGGACGTCGACTACAACGCGCCGCACGAAAAGTCGCTGCAGCTGCGTTACACGTTCTACGGCAAGGAAGCGGGCCTGCCGGGCTTCAAGGCGATGGTCTGGGGCGTGACGGGCTGGGGGGCGGACGGCAGCGCGGGCGCGGCGAACGACCCGAGCAAGTCGAGCATCTACTGGAGCAACGGCGCACCGGTGCAGGGCCGTCACCACGAGTTCGGCTTCATCCCGTCGTACACGTTCCAGAGCGGCAAGCTGAAGGACACGAAGGTCACGTTCATCGCAATGTGGCACGCCGGTTCGGCACACTACTCGGACGCGACGAACACCGAGTACCGCCTGGTCGTGAACCTGCCGCTGCACGCGTTCTGA